One Periplaneta americana isolate PAMFEO1 chromosome 8, P.americana_PAMFEO1_priV1, whole genome shotgun sequence genomic region harbors:
- the LOC138705189 gene encoding facilitated trehalose transporter Tret1-like, producing the protein MLVKEDGKAMTSVMMCDAELVSLQRSDSEYTSGTQQGRKWPQHLAAIIATLAAMSAGCALGWTSPALPLLPFLTEAQASWVGSLLAVGALLGALPAGWLADAWGRKAFLLSLGLPFLLGWGLVITSALALSPEFQVPLLYAARLLLGVAVGAVTVAVPLYNSEIAEDSIRGALGAYLQLMITMGILWVYVVGALAPCMKSLALACAAVPLVFCVAFFWMPESPAYLEAQDRFTEAEAALRWLQGNRGPIPETQRWRHGKRDEVPQTQEEAEQWLQGESEEAQKTQQPAPRASTACALGIVFALMAFQQLSGINAVVFYAGKIFYGPHSAVAAVVVGAVQVAATGAASALADRAGRRALLLASGFGMSTCLIALSVCFYTDADAGSWLPPLAVAAYIALFSVGLGPLPWLIMAELVPADAKGRASALAVCLNWTIVFAVTKAFPGLLVGLGPWATFALFAAVCVVGTVFVATAVPETKGKSLLQIQCELGRA; encoded by the exons ATGTTAGTGAAAGAAGATGGTAAGGCAATGACGTCAGTGATGATGTGTGACGCGGAACTCGTCAGTCTTCAACGTTCAGACAGCGAATACACAAGTGGAACCCAACAGGGTCGGAAGTGGCCCCAACATCTAGCGGCCATTATCG CCACGCTGGCCGCCATGTCCGCAGGCTGTGCTCTGGGGTGGACGTCGCCGGCGCTACCTCTGTTGCCCTTTCTGACGGAAGCACAGGCGTCCTGGGTGGGCTCTCTCCTCGCTGTGGGAGCACTACTGGGGGCTCTGCCCGCTGGCTGGCTCGCCGATGCGTGGGGTCGTAAGGCATTCCTGCTGTCTCTGGGACTCCCTTTCCTACTAGGCTGGGGTCTTGTCATCACATCTGCGCTTGCGTTGTCTCCGGAATTTCAG GTGCCACTGCTGTATGCAGCGCGCCTGCTGCTAGGAGTGGCGGTGGGCGCCGTCACGGTGGCGGTGCCTCTCTACAACAGCGAGATCGCCGAAGACAGCATCCGCGGAGCGCTGGGTGCTTACTTGCAGCTGATGATCACGATGGGCATCCTGTGGGTGTACGTGGTGGGAGCGCTGGCGCCATGTATGAAGAGCCTGGCCCTCGCCTGCGCCGCCGTGCCTCTCGTTTTCTGCGTCGCTTTCTTCTGGATGCCCGAGTCGCCCGCATACCTCGAGGCTCAGGATCGTTTCACAGAGGCGGAAGCGGCACTTCGGTGGCTGCAAGGCAATCGAGGCCCGATACCTGAGACACAGCGGTGGCGCCACGGGAAGAGGGATGAGGTGCCTCAAACGCAGGAAGAGGCGGAGCAGTGGCTCCAGGGCGAAAGCGAGGAGGCCCAGAAGACGCAGCAGCCAGCGCCCCGAGCGTCCACTGCGTGCGCCTTGGGCATCGTGTTCGCGCTGATGGCTTTCCAGCAACTTAGTGGTATCAACGCGGTCGTCTTTTACGCCGGGAAGATCTTCTACGGTCCCCACAGCGCTGTGGCGGCAGTGGTAGTGGGTGCCGTGCAGGTGGCGGCGACGGGCGCGGCCTCTGCCCTTGCAGATAGGGCGGGACGCAGGGCGTTGCTACTCGCCTCTGGCTTCGGCATGTCGACTTGCCTTATCgctctgtctgtctgtttctaCACGGACGCCGACGCGGGAAGCTGGTTGCCGCCATTGGCGGTCGCAGCGTACATTGCCCTGTTTTCGGTGGGGCTGGGACCTCTGCCCTGGCTCATCATGGCCGAACTGGTGCCTGCTGACGCCAAGGGTCGTGCCAGCGCCCTCGCTGTGTGTCTCAACTGGACGATAGTGTTTGCGGTAACAAAGGCGTTCCCTGGACTGCTGGTGGGGCTGGGTCCTTGGGCAACCTTCGCCCTCTTCGCCGCAGTTTGCGTCGTGGGTACTGTGTTCGTGGCCACGGCCGTGCCCGAGACTAAGGGAAAGTCTCTGCTTCAAATACAGTGCGAGCTGGGACGGGCGTGA